AATCGCTCCGGTGGGGCAAGTGTCAGCCCCTCAGAGATCTTCTGGAAGTAAGTTGCGTAGGGGTGCGGCTGGGAATCATCCATTCATTTAATTAATacatacaaatttttttttttttattatgttaacaACTTAGTGACAGGCTGAACAATTACGTTGTTCTTCTTTAATTGTGTTGACTGTCATAGGCCAGAATAAGCCAAAATctaaatttatttttggtacaaaacaagaaaatgtttaagcatttaaaaatattaagaacaattaaaaaaaacaaaaaaaaaacactaattatgtaagttacttttggaccaaacagaatttatcataatatatatttataataatataataataataattttatatttatttatttacttgaaaTTGAAGTGTAGCATGTgtactgtgcagtaggatgttcatttgttttattttgtattttaataataaaatatttaaatattaaaaatattaatacaaatgtaattctttgaaacactataattatgaaagttccttttggatgaaataatttattaaattatttcttgtaaaatttaaaaaaagatacaaatgtataaatttaaaacactgaaattattattaataatcttttttttatgattatgctgactTTGTAATTGtgcagtgtaataattgaaattgtgattgaatttcgattaattgcacagcccaacTGCAATTTACAGAAGCGGTATTTGACAGTTAACAGGTGAGAAGGGTGCAGTTTCAACAtggtcagcattttttttcaccattttgaaacttcattttatatacttactgactttttttttaatcattcaaatgTGGCAGGGTTAACAACACTCTTCTCTGTCATGTTAATTTTAtaagaaatgtattattttgtttgaaattgtcTTTAAATaggtgattattttttaaattgctatTATTTTTCCTTCCACACACTGTACAACAGCAACTATAGTATAcataaaaggctttttttttttttgtccaatccattgtgtatttttttggggtatTTCTTTTGTTTACCGTTAGCGAGCGCGTGCTGGGCGTGACGAACAGTGCGGGCCTTCATGACCCGGGTCCAGTCCGCTGGCCCCTGGCCCTGTGCCTCCTGGCTGCCTGGCTCATCGTCTTCCTGTGCATGCTCAAGGGCATCCACAGCGCTGGCAAGGTCACCCGATTTCAAAGCTCCCTCCGCAAATAACGACATCATCCCACGCTTGGCGTCAGATGTGCTGATGCCTGCTTGCGTTCTGTGTTTTTAGGTGGTTTATGTCACGGCTACATTCCCGTATTTTGTACTCATAGTTTTGATCATCAGGGGTGCTACACTCGAAGGCTCCCTTCAGGGTATTGCCTTTTACCTCACGCCAGATTGGAGGCGATTAGCCAGCGCACAGGTAACTGATATGAAGAGAGTTGGATGTCTTTAAAAACGACTGCGGATTATTTTCCTTTCACTATTCCTGCTCAAATCCAAAAAGGTGTGGAATGATGCAGCTTCGCAGATCTTCTACTCACTGGGAATTGGAATTGGAGGCGTCCTGTCGATGGCCTCTTATAATAAGTTTGACAACAATGTCATCAGGTGAGTTGAATTACAAGTGCAGCATGCGCACAGGAAACTTTATTGTTTCTTAATCTTGTTTCTTTTGATTTCAGGGACACGGTAATTATCACCACTGGAAACTGCCTCTCAAGCTTTTTTGCAGGATTTGCTATATTCTCAGTCCTGGGCCACATGGCGTGGAGGAGAGGGGTGCCGGTTGAAAACGTGGCAGTTTCCGGTAGGTATTAAATTTGAGTTAGtcaaatagtgttttttttgttttgttttgttttgttttgttttgttttgtttgtttgttttttaaaggcacTATCGCTCCATATCCCATTCGAAAATCATGCATAGGTTAGAAGGGTGAATggtggactttttttgtgctcacCCACGACACTTTTCTGGGTAACTGCAATAGAAAACGAATAGATGAAATGTATATTTCATTTTACACGCAGCTTTCCCAATACAATTCAAGCTCATTTTAATTCAGGGGCCACTTTGACCCAAATTTGATCTTAAGTGGGCCAGATCAGTATGTTCGTTTCCTAATAAACTGTAAGTaacaacagaaaataaataaataaataaagcaaataatTACATACACATTCAGAAAATATTCCCATTTATTATTTCTTCAGAGTAATGTGAacgagtgttgttccgatactgttttttggcccccgatgccgataccgatacccagctttgcagtatcggccgataccgatacttacacgttgttttttttcccctcaacatgaaaaagctgtcctctgttggttcagagcattcaagggccaacaggatatcttagatcggcatgcagtcaccatgtcacatatcagtgaatgtcgtgcacgagcaagacacgagatggtgcatccaaaatcctatattagcgatgGAATTAATGATATACTATCGGCaagttacttgtgagtactcaccgataccgataccactgttttagtgcagtatcggcacctctgccgataccagtattggtatcggaacaacactagtaaaaaCTAACGCAAAATTTTGACATCTTATACTGACTAACAGCCAaatttcagaatgtcatttaagtGGTTGTCAGTGCAccctccagtggacaaaattagcaacaacgGTCAATTTTAGTGAAAACCTGCAGTTTGTGTTGTGTACTCGAGTTCCACATTGGACCCCCTGATGGGCCCCTGGGctatatgtttgacacccctgcattacACTAATTATAATCTCGCAATGGAAAATTCATCTCTACACTCTACTGTAAGTGCTCgtgattaaaattgtattaacttTGCTGGCGAACACGTGCCACACAGTTCAAATGGACCAGATTGAATAGCGCTCTCTTAGTTCTGGAAATAAGGTCACAGAACTGTATTGTAAAAGTGGCTTGGAACATATACAGTAGTTTGAAGAAATTGACTCAACGGGTTTGTCATCATGCCAAGAGCtggataattaaattaaaatctgGTTTCCGTAAGGTGTATTTGATAATTGCCAATATTCAAATgaggtttctttttcttttttttctttttttttcctctcttaaTTACAGGTCCAGGATTAGCATTTGTGGCTTACCCAGAAGCCCTTGCTCTCCTGCCAGGTTCAGCGTTCTGGTCCGTTCTCTTCTTTCTGATGCTTTTCATGCTGGGGATTGACACACTTGTAAGATTGATATTGATTGGCGTTCATACGTTGAACATACAAGTATGATAAGTATGATTCTTTGTGCTGTACCATGTCACAGTTTGGCAACATTGAGGGCATAACCACGGCGGTGCTTGATGAGTTTCCGCAGCTACGAGGGAACACCAAGCACAAGTCCTTGTTTCTGGGCGTGCTCTGTTTTGGCCTCTACCTGATGGGTCTCCTGTTGGTCACtgatgtaggttttttttttttttttattttactttaaaaaaattgttgtattttgatttactttaaaaaaaaaaaaaaaaattaaccgtttttttttttttttttttttttacattttatttatttttatttatttaaaaataaaaataaaatatttatttatttttatatttttttatttaccaatGCAACCACCATCTACCATCCTCACCATTATTTCGTCTCCATAGGGGGGCATTTACTGGTTCACTCTCATTGACTCCTTCAGCACGAGTTTCggcctcatcatcatcaccctCTTCATGTGTATTGGCATCTCCTTCTTCTATGGTAGCCCATCTCGCTTCATCCATCAATCACATCCTCGTCGTCTTCCTTCCGTGTGATGTCTTTTATCTGCCGTACGTTATGATTTCTTTTATCAGGAGTCAACCAGTTTTGCCAGGACATCATCGACATGATCCGTCACTGCCCTCCCTGGTGCAGCAAAGTTTTGTTGTACTTCAAAGCATGCTGGGTATTCTTCACGCCGTTTCTTCTTTTGGTGAGTAAACAAACTTTAGGAAATCTTGTGTACAGTGTatgtttaaaactaaaataaaagaaaggggTGATGACTCATGATGGGTTGAAAAAGAGAAGCTTGCTGAAGGCTAGTCGATGTCACGAATTctactttttaacatttttaaccgTCATATAATAACTTAGTGGTTGCATGGCAACAATTAGAAACACAGACTGATTGTACCTTTTTGCCATTCAGTGGAAAAAATATAGTTTTTTATTCTgattattaaaatgtatgtaaagtaaaataagtaaacaacaataataatgacaacgaTAAAACTGTGAACATACTGTGATCAATCATTTTTAAACTAACTGCAGACTAGCCACGAGTGCGGCGTATCAGTTCAGTTATACGTACTCTTTGTAAATAGTGCCCCCTAGTGTCCAGACTGAGACACCACATAGAGGTAATTGAAATGCAGTACCGCACGTTTCAGGCTACTTTTAAGTGGGCTGTGTGGGAAAAATATGCAGTTCGATGTTGATTTGATTTGTCAAAAAGTTGTTACTCCAAAACGTGTATATTTTAGTgtgtttttgaatgttttaagtTAAATATAAAGCTTCCCTTCTTAGCAAGGCCCCTGTTGAGACTCATTTTGGGCCCCTACACATTTGAAAATACAGTTCGATCCTAGCTAGTCAACTAACCTGAAGTTCACTTTCACatttgaaaaattgcaaaaaggagGTATGAGCTTGCCCGTAATCCTTCCCTTGACTCACTCAGTTTCCATTTGTGGTTGTAGTTCATCCTGACCTACATCTTCATGGATATGTACAGCACGCCCCTCCATTACGGCAGCTACGTGTATCCTCTCTGGGGGAAAGCGCTGGGGGTGTGCATGGCTACAATATGTTGTCTGCAGATCCTCATCTGGGCCGTCGTAGCCATCTGCAAGGAAACCGGAACACTGAAAGAGGTCAGTATCATCACCTTTTCATGAAGAATTCACAGTACCGTGCTTTACGACGGGTCCTGTGCTCATCTTCTGCAGCGTTTCCACAAATCAATTCGACCACTGAACTCCTGGCGGACAAACACCAGCGCAGGGGGAGTCGAGAGGAGCGTGGACGCAGAAAGGGTGGCGGGTCCATTCACAGTTACTCTCACTGACATGGACTTCAACGCGATGACATGGGAGGAGGGACGAGGGATTTGATGGTATGAGGAGTAATGACCACTCATTACTATTTTTGTTGATAAAGAACTGACAATTTTGTGTTACGTAATTTGCCCTAGGTTGGCTTTGGTGGTGGTGTCTGAACACACCTGCAGGATAGTATTCATAGCGCGAGCGACATAATGAACTTTAGCTTAGCAGCAGGGGTGTAAACAAGAAGATACTGGTGATGGTATTGCACTAGCACCAACATTGTTCAATGGGAAAGagtactgatttttttattttattttattttttagtgtgaCTATAAGATTAGTACTCTCATTGAGTAGAAGCCTTAACTGTGGTCGGTCATTTTGAACTTGTCGTTTGCACTGGAACAAATGCGTAAGAGTACAGTGGCAAACATCAAGCTACATGTTGGTAGCTCGCTGGTATAGGAACAAGTTTGAatgaaacaaatgaaatgaaccATAGTtcactgtataaaaaaaacttttactgGTACATAATGCTGCTTTATTTATGCAGTTTCTTTTTCAATCGTTTCAGTGTCTTAAATGAACTATTAGCTCCTACAGCTTTAATTTATAATGTATATTTGTTCTTGTgatcatttacttttttttaagtgtaaatgAATTCTGATTGCAGTTAATGAGAACACAGTCTCTTAATAAAGTACTGGGTCTATTGCCACAAATATGAACtcacacaaaatatattttacaagAGGAATAATAGTTAGAATAAATGTgtttaatatacagtacaggTACATGTATATGAAGAACTGAATAAATTGCCAAATTATGTCTTTTACAGTAGTGTCTGTCTGGTTTATTGTTGGCGTACACACATTTTCCAGGACCGATCGTCCTTAAATGTTCCTGACTTTTCTGGTTTGTTTATCTAGGAATGACaatctgtctttttttgtttgtttgtttgtttgtttttgttttgttttttcttcagtatgtgctgtattttttaatttatatattttgaagtGTAATAATTAGGCTAATTACTGACAGTGTCTTTTTCAGAGTGTTAGGGCTTCATTTACATGGTTtcttttgtaattatttatttttttcctcagaaagtATCTGCGTTTATGTTGCCATTATTGTATTTTCTACCAGAAGCACGCATGCTACCAGAAGAGGGTAGTAGTGAGTCAAAGTATCCACTGACAAACAAGAACGAGGAAGTCGGCCGAAACCTTGCTCTGCACCGCCACTCACTTTTGATTGCCTGTTTGTTCAGCCAGTAACATTGCACCATCAAAGAGTAAGACTTTTTCAACACTTAAtaagattggtcaataattccttctgaaaacaacacaaagactGACTTTGAGTGTAGatttaagaaaaatatattattttaccaaattgtgacttatgaggtttcgGCGCGACGCCAACGGCATGGGTGAGAAAAAGCATGAAAACGCCGCAGAAAAATCAATGCATTCAAGTTTTGTGGCAGCCTAAGATGGCCGCCAAGGCACTTTATGGCCGCCAAGGCACTTCCGGTGGCTTTACTTTTGCCGACGGTAATTCATactttcagagcattcaagtgaCAGTCCATGGTGTAATAAAGTTTAGACATTCATAACTCTTGTTGATTCTGTAAGATTGCCACATATACCACAAATAAAGGATTCGTTTATTCACAAGTACTAATATGAGTCGACTGTTACAGTTaggtgtgtggggggggaaaaacaagcAAGTATTCTGTTCTTTGTGACGTAGGAATTCAAATGGCGGGATAAATGCAAATAAGCGGATGTTGCGTATACACTTTCCCGCGGTTTTCTCTCATGATTTTGGGTTCGATCGTTTCTAATATGCTCTTTCTCTTCCGGTCACATGATGCTGCGGTTCGCTACACAAAACAACCAAAGTAACGCAGTACTGTTTTGTAATATTATTTGCGCAATACATAGATGATATAAATGGAATTGCTCATATAAGCAAataacatttgttttcatttaatcaGTTGGCGGCGGTAGGCACGTTTAGTACGGCATTTCCAACCCAGCGCGCACTGCAGTGACACAAATCGAACACACCACTCCGGTTTCCGGAAGTCATCCATGTTTTGTGTTATCGACACACACCCGCTGGATTGGGATTTAAattcagtatatatatattttttaaagagtcTGCATCATATACTCAATATTTGCCATATATCTGCTGGTTTGTTAGCGGGTTACAAGGATGCCACCTAAGAGGCGTAGTGCCGGGACGATCCAAAACAAAGAGCCGAAAAAGAGACGTGAAAGTTCCTCTCCGGACATTAAAACGACTCCAGAGTTCTCGGTTAAAAAGTAAGCCACCTAgatattatttttaagttacaAATTTGAAAGTGCAACGCTTGTTTCATGTTATACTGTCGATGACTCTTTGATGATCATTTGGCTAAtaatctctctctctatctctatctctatctctatctatctcTATAAATCGAGGCTCAATACATTATTGCGCCTCAATATTAGTTTCACTTACACAAACCACTGAAATCAACCTGAAAACGGCAATAAAAGTACTTCACTTTGATATATTTGACACTACTAGATGTTAAATCAACCTGAAAACGGCAATAAAAGTACTTCACTTTGATATATTTGACACTATTAGATGttaattcaacaaaatatttgCTATTGTATTTGCACTGCATCTCGATACGAAATACATAGCCGCTAAATCACACACAAATATGTCGTTACAAAGATAATTTCTCACGAGATAGTAAAATGATTTGAATTTGCAGATTTAGTGTTGATATAATTTGTGTTTTCTCGCCAATCTCTAGGCACAAGGACAAGGATGCTGACTTTGTTGCTCTGTGCAAGAACCTGCAGGTGTCTGATCTGGTTTGTGACTCTACTTGGAAGATGTACAAAAGTCTCGAGGAATGCCTGGATGAATTTGCTGTACGTACTGCAGAAATGCTCTTGTCATACAAACAGAGGCCATTTTTCTCGCAATGTGACAGGATTTCAACCATAAAATGAAAATCTGTCCAAATGTATTTAGGAAGGCCATTTCAACTTGAGTACAATACAGCAAGAATTTTGAAAATTGGATGAAATGTTAGGGAAAAATTGAGCTTTTAAGCCAACGTTTTTGTGTGATATCCCCTTTAGAATATGTGGTCAAAAACAGTATAACTTTTTTGTTTCTCAAATTTCTCCTCATTTCTTCCATTTGTCTTTTACAAGTTTCCGCTAAAAATATCCCTAGACAATATATTTTTCTGAATTTATTTGTTATAGGGggttttagagacatttgaagtgctcattccattttttgaaaattattccacaaagtCGGTTGTCAACCACTTGTCACATTGCTAATTTATCGACTCCCTTATGGCCAAATAGCTGCTAGATTAATGTTTGTgagtttccaaaaaaaatgtaaacgatgcaattttttttaacatctcacTTTAGGAAGATGAAAAAAGGCTGTGGGGTTCCTGTCTGTTCACAGTTGTGACCGACATGGACGTTACTTACTTCACCATAAGTCAGGTCTTAAAAGCAGTCTCTATGAAGTAAGTACTCATGATGGTTCCTCATAATGTTACTGCAAATAAATTGTGTTGATTGGGCATTTTCCTGAACTGAGACtagttaaaattcaaagtaaagttttgtattgtgagtttgttaAATGGACCCAATTTATGATATCCACTTTGCACACATTATTAGCATTCAATAACACACCATGAAAGTACTTACgttaaatatttgtattattgttgTACTGCATACACTGAGATATGTTGATTTAAGAACAAAATATATCTTTTCTTCTACAAAACGTTTTCAGCGTGAAGCAGTTTGTGGCTCTGGTTCGCAAGTTGGACATCAACTTGGACGCAATAAGCACCAAGGTGAATTCAGCACTAAAACGACTGGAGAACAAATACGATGTGACCCTGGCTCTTTACCAGAGGTTTGAGAAGTGAGTAAACGCGCATAGCATTGGCGTTAAAGATGCCTAATTTGAAGGCTAAATTGTTATTCCGATGTCATGTTGTTGTTTCAGGACGTGCAAAAGGATCTTTGCTGTGGCCCCTGAGGCAAAGTAAGTTGAACACTTTCTTGCTTGGTTTAGATCAGTagtctgcaacctgtggctctttagtcttctgtggctccctgtcaggggggggggaaacgtaattttttacaatataaaatattatttaaattaatgattaaattaaaataatagcaaatgaaacacaaatgaaaaaaataaatatctgaAAAATGTCAGagcccattttttttaagttgtcagaaaaagagttGAAAGGCAGATAGATGAAAGTTtaaaaaattacctaaaaatgtaaaaacaataaagTAAAGATAAAATTtctaaaaaggaagaggaaaacccgaaagtgaccataaaatgcccATGAAATTCCCCAAAATGTCAGCGAATTGaataagaaaaacagaaaacgtttaaaaagtgaccataaaatctctaaaaacaaaaggcataaaactaccataaaatgcacacaaaattgGCCCCCAAAAAtcagaacatttatttaaaaaaagaaaaaaaaaagaaaaacagaaaacgtttaaaaagtaaatataaaatatcccaaaacaaaagaagcaaTCCTGAACATTGACAtataatgtccacaaaattgcccaaaGAGTCccaaaaaatagattttagaAAAGGCAAGaaagtaaatgttaaaaaaacaaacaaagaaaagaaaatatcttgaaaattaccatataatgtccataaaattgccaaaaatgtcagaaattgatctttaaaaaaggcagaaaaaatgtcaaaaaaatagccatagcATGTTCCAAAAGGAAAAGAGGCGGATACTTCCCATAATGtgtccataaaattgtcaaaaatgaattggatgctgcatatttttctgttatgtgCAGCTAATATTGGCCCTTGGTACATAAGACTAACAATAACTCGctttttccttcatcacaatgtttcaatgttttgtggctccagacagatttttggttatttctTTGGTCTAAAAGGTCTCTTTTGCTCACTGTTTGGTTTTCCAGGAAGACTGAGATCATACGCACCTGCTGGACGATGTTCCTTTTGGCCAAAGGTTAGTTAAGTGTTTAAAAATACGAATCACGATCAGGTGTTGGAATTATTTCCATCTTGTTCCCAGTTCCGTTTCTCACTCATCCTTCCTTTTTGGTTCCATTGGAATGTTTTGGTGCCGatgcttgtgtttgtgtgttgccTAACAGTGGACCTCCACGCTGTGATGATGTTTCTCCTGCAGGAAAGGCTTTGCAGATGGAGGATGACCTGGTCATATCGTTTCAACTGCTGCTGTGCACTCTAGAGTTATTCATCAAGCGATGCCCTTCCGCTCTACTGCAGCCTCTTTACCGTAAGACTCCGTTGCATATTGCAAATTTACGCTTCATGTGGAAAAATCTGTTTACACACTTATCACATTTTGTGCCCTTGGGCCAAGAGAATATTCTGCCATGGATGAAAGTTGACTTCCTTATAGCATATAACATttacaaaatgaacaaaatcaaGTTGTCACCGTTGTCAGAATCAGCCGTCAGCAAGGTTCAGATCCCCGTCACGCGAACATCTCGTCGCAACCAGAACAACGCCAAAGCGCGACCTGCGGAACCCGAGGCGAACATGCTGCTGCTTGAAACCTTGTGCAAGGAAAACGAATGCAACATAGATGAGGTTTGCGTTTCTGCGCTTGATAAACATCATCTGGAAAAGTCTTTGTTTGACCCCATGTGCGCTTTCTTCCTGCTAATTGCATTTGTAGGTTAAAAATGTCTATCAGAGCAGTTTCTCCGCTTTCCTGGTGTCACTGGATCTTCCCAAATCTCCTGGTCTTCCTCAGGTACGCCTTGTGAGGGTTGTTTCGCCTCACTGTGTTCTCATCATTTATGTTCGTTCGTCCGTTGTTGAACATGTGAGTGCACAATATGCAAATTGTCCTTTCTGTTTGttaagaaaataatttatttcctgtGAAATATTTATGTCATTCATTTCTTACACATCCAAAACACCCAATCTCACCTTAATAATCCACtccaaaacagttgggtcaaaaagaaCCCaatttggctaaaaaaaaaaaagagaccgacccaactttttgagttatttaatcaCCATAATTGGGTcaataaataacccacaaaacaacaccAAGAATTaggttattttttacaaaacaacacCAAAATTGGGTTTTGTTGTGGGTTACTAATTTCATCCAACCTGCACCCTTAAAACTGCTTCTTtataaataacccaattttggttACAAAATTGAACCGACctgctacttgggtcaatttgacccagctttgggttgttttatatcCAAATAATCTAATTTTGGGCATTTTGTACAAAGAAGTGTgttgtttttataaaacaacccaaatattattgttttaaatccaaataattcaattttggggtttttgtacatttttaattttttaattttttaaaacaatccaaatattgggtcaaattgaccaaagTAGTGGGTTGGTCGTATTTAcacaaattgggttgtttttgagttgtttttattGGGTcactttgggtaaaaaaaaattggaccgaTGGCACAATTTGGGTTAATTCAACCCAACTTTCTTacacaaaatgacaattttttttttttttttgggagggggtgAAGGGTGGTTAAAATGACCCACAAAATTGGGTAAAATTGACACAAGTAGCTTTTTGGCCCCATTTATGCCAcaaattggtttatttttttagttattttaaatggtttttgggtttaaaggaaaaaaaaaaagatgtttttgacccaactgcttTTAAGAGTCAAACATGGATTATTGAAGCAATCGtctatagataaaaaaaaaaacaaaagcaaaaaaaaacaaaacgagtgTACCGTATACAATTTACAATATGATCCAGATCAACTTAACATGTTCTTTCATAAATGTGATCATATACTGAATATGTCCATTTGTCGCCAATACATCTTAAGCGATGAACCCACAGCTTTTTACTCTCACCACAGGCCAGTAGCGTCAACGAACAGTATGAAGAGCACTACCTCAAGAGTAGAGACATTGATGCACGGCTATTTTTGGATTACGATGAGACACTTCTTATGCCTGAAATAGACCCGTAAGGATTTTAAAATCAGAACTACCTTCTGGTTTAATGATTGAGGCAAATACAATtgagggaattaaaaaaaaaaaaaaaaatcattcatacATCCTTCCTCCAGGGTCCAAGTGGAGAGAACACCGAAGAAGAACATGCTGGAAGAAGATGCCATTCCCATCCCTCAGACTCCAATCAGGTGAGCAACCACATACAGAAGGTGTTGAGGTCATGTTAGTGACAACATATGGGGCATGTTATGTGTGCTTATCATAGATCATtgctgcacatttaaaaaaaaatgtttttattgtcgTTTTGTCTCATCAGAGCCGCTATGACCTCCATTCAGCAGTTGAGGGGCGATCTCACCACCTGTGGCGACCGGCCGTCCACCAACTTGGCAACTTATTTTAAGGTGCTTCTCCACAAACCTTTGCACTAATTACAAATGTCAGCTGGCGTCCGTGTGTGACTTTGCGCCTCCTTTGTGTTATCAGAACTGTACCGTGGACCCAACGCGGGATGTGCTGAAGCGCTTGGAGACATTGGGACCAACATTTAGCCAGAAGTTTGCTGAGGCAGTTGGCCCGCGCTGCATCACTCTTGGAAAGCAGGTATAAAGTCACACTCGAATAGATGCGGAGCATAATAATACTCTTTTATTTGTAATGATGTGTTATGGTGAatggtttttatttgtattgtattttacaGAGATTTACGCTTGGTGTCAAACTCTACTACAAAGTCATGGAGGCCATGCTCAAATCGGTACTGTATTTTTGATTCACAGTTTTTCGAGGAATGCCATTTAgcaattttatttcataaattcTACTTCTGTCAATAAAATGTTTGGATCCAAAATCTTAAGATAAATgtggaaccaaaaaaaaaaaaaaaaaatcaacatttacaCTTTTGTTCTTGGTTTTCAATAGGAAGAGAAACGACTGT
The Festucalex cinctus isolate MCC-2025b chromosome 18, RoL_Fcin_1.0, whole genome shotgun sequence genome window above contains:
- the slc6a7 gene encoding sodium-dependent proline transporter, which produces MRDDGFKGEFVNPNINQNSIHLNGHAQNHAGVSQLESQAASPVPNEIVARGHWGGKYEFLLSCLGYCVGLGNVWRFPYLCYRNGGGVFLIPYFIMLFVTGVPLFLMELCLGQYGAAGPITVWKCCPLLKGIGIGMLCVAVLVSLYYNVIIAWTFYYLGSSFQMPLPWSCDAVANAAVCNRSGGASVSPSEIFWNERVLGVTNSAGLHDPGPVRWPLALCLLAAWLIVFLCMLKGIHSAGKVVYVTATFPYFVLIVLIIRGATLEGSLQGIAFYLTPDWRRLASAQVWNDAASQIFYSLGIGIGGVLSMASYNKFDNNVIRDTVIITTGNCLSSFFAGFAIFSVLGHMAWRRGVPVENVAVSGPGLAFVAYPEALALLPGSAFWSVLFFLMLFMLGIDTLFGNIEGITTAVLDEFPQLRGNTKHKSLFLGVLCFGLYLMGLLLVTDGGIYWFTLIDSFSTSFGLIIITLFMCIGISFFYGVNQFCQDIIDMIRHCPPWCSKVLLYFKACWVFFTPFLLLFILTYIFMDMYSTPLHYGSYVYPLWGKALGVCMATICCLQILIWAVVAICKETGTLKERFHKSIRPLNSWRTNTSAGGVERSVDAERVAGPFTVTLTDMDFNAMTWEEGRGI